In Apostichopus japonicus isolate 1M-3 chromosome 3, ASM3797524v1, whole genome shotgun sequence, a single genomic region encodes these proteins:
- the LOC139965801 gene encoding uncharacterized protein, translated as MMYRWLRRRKWHIVIITTLVTFFILRAYNTSGDERPEARAHRVVQARNVGRKQLQADIDESTVLTGTKHQHHRDAVESSKPETQRLENAKSPATRPSLLVYIYDVPSMFTTDLLHCAINNTDNGYQRTEDRFTSTTHSGDDVTSVVTSLEVLFHRRLLSSKYLTSDATKADVLFIPFYASLACNCRSGINVTVADLHSQLWQFVDQTLPYFRNGKPSRPHFMVLGKPERYHWTKICPLLRDKEHTSNIIFISPDRENNVELRKYAGRGTSQIIVAPYPAHEPITSGELPRNIFAFFYDNTFSGRGVRASLREQITNIHISSSSETPTETDTFAVRFIDNLNQVGSSQSAYQWMRRSVFCLLAPADTHIQQYFYDAIAAGCLPVTFLPKKKKKHKIQFPFDDKVDYSSFTINIPPEEVLSGDQNTTWFLSTLPKLRIAIMQKKLKQYASQLLYSSRKDTNDAFEMIVAEMVQISS; from the exons ATGATGTATCGTTGGTTGAGAAGAAGGAAATGGCATATCGTGATTATAACTACCCTGGTTACCTTCTTCATATTGCGGGCCTACAACACTAGTGGAGATGAACGACCCGAAGCCAGAGCTCATAGAGTGGTACAGGCACGGAACGTGGGAAG gAAACAGTTACAAGCTGACATAGACGAGTCTACGGTTCTTACAGGGACTAAACACCAGCATCATCGGGATGCCGTTGAAAGTTCAAAACCAGAAACACAACGACTGGAGAATGCCAAAAGCCCAGCGACAAGACCTTCCCttcttgtatatatttatgatgTTCCTTCAATGTTCACCACAGACCTGTTACATTGCGCAATCAATAACACAGATAACGGTTATCAAAGAACGGAAGACCGTTTCACTTCAACCACGCACAGTGGTGACGACGTTACGAGCGTTGTTACTTCTCTAGAAGTGCTCTTCCATCGTAGATTATTGAGCAGCAAATATTTAACGAGTGATGCGACGAAGGCGGATGTTCTATTTATTCCGTTCTACGCTTCATTAGCATGTAACTGTCGTTCGGGGATTAATGTGACCGTTGCCGACTTACATAGTCAACTGTGGCAGTTTGTTGACCAAACGCTTCCATACTTCCGAAACGGTAAACCATCCAGACCACATTTTATGGTACTCGGTAAACCAGAACGGTATCACTGGACTAAAATATGTCCTCTTCTGAGAGACAAGGAACATACGAGCAACATCATCTTTATAAGTCCAGATAGGGAAAACAATGTCGAACTTCGAAAATACGCCGGCAGAGGAACTTCCCAGATCATTGTGGCCCCGTACCCAGCTCACGAGCCCATAACAAGCGGTGAATTGCCGCGAAATATATTTGCTTTCTTTTACGACAATACTTTTTCTGGTAGAGGAGTTCGAGCCAGTTTGAGGGAACAGATAACTAATATTCACATTTCGTCGTCGTCAGAGACACCGACCGAGACAGATACCTTTgcagttcgatttatcgataacttAAACCAAGTTGGTTCATCCCAGTCAGCGTATCAGTGGATGAGacgatcggtgttttgtttgcTTGCACCCGCAGATACACATATTCAACAGTACTTTTATGATGCAATAGCAGCCGGCTGCTTACCAGTAACATTTTTAccgaagaagaaaaagaagcataAAATTCAATTTCCTTTCGACGATAAGGTTGATTACTCTTCGTTCACAATTAACATTCCTCCAGAGGAAGTGTTGTCAGGGGATCAAAATACAACATGGTTCCTAAGTACATTACCGAAGCTTAGAATAGCCATTATGCAGAAAAAGTTAAAACAATATGCAAGCCAGCTGTTGTATTCAAGTCGTAAAGACACAAACGATGCCTTTGAAATGATAGTCGCAGAAATGGTACAGATATCTTCTTAA